In a genomic window of Streptomyces noursei ATCC 11455:
- a CDS encoding TIM barrel protein codes for MGFTDTRFNVNLSILFTELPLGERPAAARAAGFTAVELWWPWVDAPTPERSELDALGDALRDAGTQLTGLNFYAGRLPGPDRGALSVPGVESEKFRANVPVAIAFAASLGCTTFNALYGNRVEGATAAEQDALALENLAFAARAVGEVDGTLLIEALNAPESPACPIVSAPKAIEVVDAVNAATGLDNARFLMDLYHLSMNGEDLDEVIDRYTPKTAHVQIADNPGRGAPGTGSLPLEELLGRLKKAGYDGYVGLEYKPGDGPSAQSFAWLPAPLRAAH; via the coding sequence ATGGGTTTCACGGACACGCGCTTCAACGTCAATCTGTCGATCCTGTTCACCGAGCTTCCGTTGGGGGAGCGGCCGGCGGCCGCGCGGGCGGCGGGCTTCACCGCGGTGGAGCTGTGGTGGCCGTGGGTGGACGCCCCGACCCCGGAGCGGTCCGAGCTGGACGCGCTGGGCGATGCGCTGCGTGATGCCGGGACGCAGCTGACGGGTCTGAACTTCTACGCCGGGCGGTTGCCGGGTCCGGATCGTGGGGCGCTGTCGGTTCCGGGGGTGGAGTCGGAGAAGTTCCGGGCGAACGTGCCGGTGGCGATCGCGTTCGCCGCGTCGCTGGGCTGCACCACCTTCAACGCCCTGTACGGCAACCGCGTCGAGGGCGCCACCGCGGCCGAGCAGGATGCTCTGGCTCTGGAGAACCTGGCCTTCGCGGCGCGGGCGGTGGGCGAGGTGGACGGCACGCTGCTGATCGAGGCGCTCAACGCGCCGGAGTCGCCGGCGTGTCCGATCGTCTCGGCGCCCAAGGCGATCGAGGTGGTCGACGCGGTCAACGCCGCCACCGGGCTGGACAACGCACGGTTCTTGATGGACCTGTACCACCTGTCCATGAACGGCGAGGACCTCGACGAGGTCATCGACCGCTACACGCCCAAGACCGCACACGTGCAGATCGCCGACAACCCCGGCCGCGGCGCGCCCGGCACCGGTTCGCTCCCGCTGGAGGAGTTGCTCGGCCGCCTGAAGAAGGCCGGCTACGACGGCTACGTCGGCCTGGAGTACAAGCCGGGCGACGGCCCGAGCGCCCAGTCCTTCGCCTGGCTCCCGGCCCCGCTGCGCGCCGCCCACTGA